GCATAATACATAAAATAAAACTGTAATAGCGACGGGTTGTTTCCTTTTATATATAATTGCATTGATACAATAATAAATTATATATAGAGATATAAGGGTTGACGCAGCATAATTATAAAATCCAGCAAACCACCCATACGTATCAGCATAAATTGTACTAGGTATAATTAGCATAAGTGAAAATGCTAATAAATAATAGCTTTCCCAATCTTTACATTGTGTAATAAGCATAATCATCCAAATGATACCTGTGCTAATAAGACCAAATGATAGCCAACGCAACCAGCTTACATGGACTGCTATTATTTCAAAAATATTTCCGATGTAACGGCCATTTAGTGATGCAAATCCCACTTTTAAAATGTCAGTATTGTAATTGCTAAACCATTGCAAATCATCGTGCATGAGTGGTAATAAAATACCCATAAAAGTATAAAACAATAATATCGCAATTAATATCATAGTTGTTTTGTGTAATTGAATTGTTTTCACTTTAATAATCCTCAAATCTAGTTAAATTTTCCTCAACTTGCAGGTTGAAAAATTAAATCACTGTTTAGAGTTAGTTATCATTTTCACCTATTCATGTTTTCTCAATCAAATTAGATAAACGAGGTATTTGAGTTCACTTATCTTCACAATATAATATTCGCCCCTCGTCTTAATACATATGCGAATTTATACACCTATTTTTTAAAACATTTAAATTAAGTTTTATTTTCGTTCAATTAAAACTTATCATAAGCATCTATTTTTAGCCCGCTTCTAAAATTTCTTTATTATAATAAATATATTATAAAATTGCTTAATTCACAACAATCTATTGTGTTGTTCTGTGTTCAATAATCATTCTAGCTACATTATTAATTTATAAAGTATGAACTGAAAAAACCATTGAATGGTAATACATAAGTTATTACTGCTTTTAATTACCTTCATTTATATAGTCCAATTTGATATAGCGCCGAAAAAAAGGTAACAACAACGTGAAAACACACGTGCTGTTACCTATACATTATCTATGCTTTATAATCTTTTAAAATGACTTTAAAAGTTGAACCTTGTCCAACTTGACTACTAACTTCAATGTTTCCTTGATGAGCTTCAACGATATGCTTTGTAATAGATAATCCCAGTCCTGTTCCACCCGAGTCACGACTTCGTGCCTTATCTACTCTATAAAACCTTTCAAAAATTCGTTGTTGATCCTCTAATTTAATACCAATACCAAAATCTTGCACTTCAAAAACAACGTTGAAATCATCACGATATACACGGACGTCTATTTCACGATTTTCAAATGAATAGTTAATTGCATTTGTTAACAAGTTCGTAATGACTTGCGCGATTTTACTTTCTTGTGCTTTTACAATAACATCTGCTTGTATTTCTGTATGAATTTTAATATTTTTTTGATTTGCTTGCGTCATCATATTATTAATAATACGCTTTGTTAAATCAGATAAATTCATATATTCTGTGTCTAGCTCAGTGTGTTGTTCGATATGCGATAAGTCTAACAGGTCTGTGACAAGAGATTCAATTCTGTTTGATTCTTTTAATATAATGTTTAAAAACATATCTAATGACTCCGAATCATTTTTAGCACCATCAATTAACGTTTCTGCAAAACCTTTAATTGAAGTAATTGGTGTTTTCAATTCATGAGAAACATTAGCTACAAATTCTCGCCTTAAATTTTCAAGTTGTTTTAAATTTGTAATATCATGCATAACAACAAGAATACCTTGCAAACTTTTTTGTGATCTCGTTAAAATCGGTACACAAGAAATATCAAAATATTTGGTATGTACTGTATTAATTGATACTTCTAATTGTTCATAAATGGGTTTTTCAATTTTAAAACTTTCTAAAATTAACTGTTCTATTTCTATATTTACATAACCATGGTAGCTTATTTGTTCAATATTATGTGAAATATTAAATTGTTCATAATATGCTTTATTAGCAACTACAATTTTTCCATTACGATCTATCATTAAAATTGCACTAGGAATATTTTCAATCGTTGTTTTTAATCGATTGGATTGAATTTTTTGCTCATTATTTAACTTTTGAAGACGTCTTGCTAAATCATTAGTTGATACAAAAAGTGCTTTAGTCTCAACAACATTACTTTCTGGTACGCGAATGTGATAATAACCATTTGCTAATAGTTGTGTTGCGTAAGTTACCTCTTGAATCGGACGAATTAATGTTCGCTTAAAACTACGACTCGCAAAATACAGACAAATAAGGACTATTAAGCAAGTTAGAATTAAGTATTTCCACAATGTCCAATGCATTTCAGAAATATCATTATTGTATCCTTTAATCCAAACATGATAATCATTGATTTTCTCATTAAATGTAAAAATATTTTTATTCTGAATATAACTTTCTTCTGTCTTGGTTGCTTTCAATTGACCACTTTTAAAAACATTTTTATCATTTTTAGTAATCAATAAATCTACATTTTGTTGTTTAACAATCTTCTTAAGTTTATTAATCTCATTATCTTGTAATAAATATATATAGGATCTTGCATCTGTAGCTAGAGCTTGTTCATGTTTTTCAGATAAGACATAAGTGATGGAAGCATGAATAATAATGCCTAATGTGACAAAGCTGATAATCAAAATTGTACTTATCAACAACATTAGGCGATGGTGAAACTTCATCATTATTCTTTTGGTCTCTCTAATTTATAACCTAAACCACGTACTGTTTTAATGAGTTGTGGCTTCTTAGGATTATCTTCTAATTTTTCTCTTAGATGACTAATGTGGACATCAACGATTCTTGAATCTCCAGCAAATTCATAATTCCATACTGTGTTTAACATGTGCTCTCTCGTAATAACTCTACCTTGTCTTTCTATTAAATAAAGTAATAGTTCAAATTCTTTCGGAGTTAGCTCCAACAACTCATTATGCTTATATACTTCGAAATAATCTGGTCTAATTCGTATTGATCCGATAGTAATATCATCTTCAATTTCTTCTACTTCTTTTACAAATTGCGAACGTCTTAAAATTGCTTTTACACGTGCAACAACTTCTCTAGGTGAAAAAGGTTTAGTCATATAATCATCTGCACCTAATTCTAAACCTAAAACCCGGTCAAATTCATCATTTTTTGCCGTTAACATTAATATAGGGACTAAATTTTTATTTGTTCTTACTGTCTTACATACTTCAATGCCATCTTTCTTAGGTAACATAACATCTAAAATAATTAAATCCGGCTGTTCATTTTCTACCTTTTCTAAAGCTTCATCGCCATCGAATGCGACAACAACTTCATAACCAGCAGTTTCTAAGTTATATTTAAGTAATGTTACGATTGAATGTTCGTCATCTACTACCAACACTTTTTGCGACATAGTATGCCTCCCTAACTTATAATTATATTTACATTATAACCGAACTTTTTATAAAAATAACATCCTACACATTATCTTTACACATTTTTTACATTGCTTTACATGTTATCAAAAATATACTTCTTACTTTCTTAACAATTCTAATATAAATACTCTCCCGAATAATACCTTCTATGTTTTCCATATGTAATTAAAAAGTGAACCTAGCATTATACTTTGCCAGGCTCACCTACATTTATCGTCTTATTTTAAATTTTTAATCAATTCATCTGCAAAAGCTGAAGTTGAAACTTCTTCAGCACCATCCATTAATCGAGCAAAATCATAAGTTACAACTTTTGAAGCGATAGTATCTTCAATAGAATCTGTAATCTTATCTGCAGCTTCTTGCCATCCTAAATGCTCTAACATTAATACAGAACTTAAAATAACAGAAGATGGATTCACTTTATTTAAACCAGCATATTTTGGTGCAGTACCATGAGTTGCTTCAAAGATAGCATGACCTGTTTCATAATTAATATTTGCACCTGGAGCTATACCTATTCCACCAACTTGTGCTGCTAATGCATCTGAAATGTAATCACCATTCAAATTCATTGTCGCTACAACGTCATGCTCAGCTGGACGCGTTAAAATTTGTTGCAAGAAGATATCAGCAATTGAATCTTTAATGATGATTTTGCCTTCTTTTTCAGCTTTTTCTTGTACAGCATTTGCAGCATCTTTGCCTTCTTTTTCAACAATTTCATCATACTGTTGCCATGTAAAAACTTTATCTCCAAACTCATTTAGTGCTAAATCATAACCCCATTGTTTAAATGAACCTTCAGTAAATTTCATAATATTACCTTTATGAACTAAAGTTACTGATTTACGGTTATTATCAATCGCATATTGGATTGCTGCTCTAACTAAACGCTCCGTTCCTTCTTTAGAAACTGGTTTAATACCAATACCTGAAGTTTCTGGGAATCTAATATTCGTAGCTCCCATTTCGTTTTGCAAGAAGTCAATTACTTTTTTAACTTCAGGTGTGCCTTCTTTAAATTCAATACCCGCATAGATATCTTCAGTATTTTCACGGAAAATAACCATATCAACATCTTGAGGACGTTTAACTGGAGATGGCACCCCTTTAAACCAACGTACAGGTCTCAAACAAGTAAATAAATCTAACTCTTGACGTAACGCTACATTTAATGATCTAATACCGCCACCGATTGGCGTTGTTAATGGGCCTTTAACTGCAATTAAATATTCTTTAATTGTGTCAAGTGTTTCTTGTGGTAACCATTCACCAGTTGTATCAAACGCTTTTTGACCTGCTAATACTTCTTTCCATTCAATACGTTTTTCACCATTATAAGCCTTGTCAACTGCAGCATCTATAACACGACTTGCTGCCTCCCAAATATCTGGTCCAATACCATCACCAATAATAAATGGAATAATTGGTTCATTTGGTACGTTTAATCCTTCAGTTCCTTGAGTAATTTTTTCTGCAGTCATAGTTATTTTACCTCCAAAATTTACATCTTCATTTTTATTTTTTCGATTATTTTCTTTCTTCAAGTGGAATATATTTACGATTAGTTTCGCCAATATATTTTGCTCTAGGACGCATAATTCTGTTGTCTTTATATTGTTCTAAAATGTGAGCAATCCATCCTGCAGAACGACTTACTGCAAAGATTGGCGTGAATAAATCATGTGGTATTTCCATGCAGTGATATACACTTGCACTATAAAAATCAACGTTTGGAATTAAACCTTTTTCTTCAGCCATACGTTTTTCCATTTTCACTGACATTTCAAATAGTTCTTCACGACCAGCGTCTTTAGTAATTTGACGGCTCATTTCTCTTAAATATTTCGCTCTCGGATCACCATCTTTGTACACGCGATGTCCGAAGCCCATTACTTTTTCTTTGTTAGCAAATTTTTCATCTAAATACGTATCGACATTATCTATTGACCCGATTTCAGACAACATTGTCATAACTTGTTCATTTGCACCACCATGCAATGGACCTTTTAGTGATCCAACAGCAGCTACTATACCTGAATACATATCTGATAATGATGATACTGCGCAACGTGCTGTAAATGCTGATGCGTTCAACTCATGATCAGCATGTAAAATAAGTGCTTTGTTGAATGCCTCAACTTCAATATCGGTTGGTATTTCCCCACGTAACATATATAAGAAGTTTGCTGCATAACTTAAGTTTGGATTTGGCTTAACCGGTTCTTTATCCTGTCTTACTCTAGCAAATGCAGTAACTAATGAAGCAACTTTAGCTTGAATTCGCATTGCTCTTTCATAACGATTTTCATCTGATTCATTTTCTGCATCTGGGTCAAAATGAGCAATATATGATAGCGACGTACGTAATGCTGTCATTGGATGAACATGATCAGTTACATACTCCTCAAAATGTGTATATACACGAGGATTTAATGTCATGTATTGATTTAATTTCCCCTTTAAATGAGCTAGCTCTTCTTTATTTGGCAATCTGTAATTCCATAATAAAAAAACTACTTCTTCAAATTGCGCATTTTCAGCTAGATCATCAATATCATAGCCAGCATAAGTTAATTGACTATCAATAATTGAACTTATTTTAGTCTCCGCTGCAATAACCCCTTCTAAACCTCTTTGTAATTCTGCCATGATAAATTTCCCCTTTACTGTTTCTTTATGAAATGGCTTTCAACTAATATTATAGCTAAACGTTATTCGTTTGTGAAATATAAAAACTGGTATTATATATGCAGCAACTATTTTGTAAATCTATGGAAATGTCACACAATAGCCACAAATAGCACTATTAAAGCTTTTTCAGGTAACGCTTTATCAACAATTTTTCTAATTAAATAAAAATTTCAATTGGTTATTATATATGATTATAAAATCCAAAGTATATTAACATGGAATTTTACACATTTTTACCAAAAATAATTGTATATATCCTAATATAAGTGCATAATAAACATATCTATATTTAAGGGAGATGTCTTATGGCTGAAAAATTACAAAGGGAACTAAGTAACCGCCACATACAATTAATTGCTATCGGTGGTGCGATTGGTACAGGCCTATTCCTAGGTGCTGGTCAAACGATTGCATTGACTGGTCCTTCTATATTACTAACATATATCATTATTGGATTTATGTTATTCATGTTTATGCGAGGTTTAGGTGAAATTATTATTCAAAACACTGAATTTAAATCATTCGCAGATGTAACAAATACATACATCGGGCCTTTTGCAGGATTCGTTACAGGCTGGACATACTGGTTCTGTTGGATTATCACAGGTATGGCTGAAGTAACGGCTGTAGCTAAATATGTGAGCTTTTGGTTCCCAGAAATTCCAAACTGGTTGAGTGCACTATTTTGTGTATTAGTGTTAATGTCATTTAACTTGCTAAGTGCGAAACTTTTCGGAGAGTTAGAATTTTGGTTTTCTATCATTAAAATAGCGACAATTATTGGTTTGATCGTCGTTGGTTTCTTTATGATTTTATTCGCATTCAAAACACAATTCGGGCATGCCAGTATTACAAACTTATACGAACATGGCGTATTTCCTAAAGGTGCATCTGGATTCTTTATGTCATTCCAAATGGCATTATTCTCATTTGTTGGTATCGAAATGATTGGTGTTACTGCAGGTGAAACAAAAGATCCAGTTAAAACAATTCCTAAAGCGATTAATAGTGTTCCTATTAGAATTTTAATATTCTATGTTGGTGCATTAGCCGTTATCATGTCAATTATTCCATGGCAACAAGTTGACCCTGATAACAGTCCTTTCGTTAAATTATTCGCGTTAATTGGTATTCCATTCGCTGCAGGTCTAATCAATTTTGTAGTGTTAACTGCTGCTGCTTCATCATGTAACAGTGGTATTTTCTCAAATAGCCGTATGCTTTATGGATTATCAAGCCAACAACAGGCACCACCTAACTTTTCTAAAACGAATAAGTATGGGGTACCACACATTGCAATCTTTGCATCATCTGCATTATTGCTAGTGGCAGCATTATTAAACTATATTTTCCCTGACGCAACAAAAGTATTTACTTATGTAACTACAATCTCAACTGTATTATTTTTAGTTGTATGGGGATTGATTATCATTGCGTATATCAACTATAGTCGTAAAAATCCAGACCTTCATAAAAAAGCGACTTATAAATTATTTGGC
This is a stretch of genomic DNA from Staphylococcus roterodami. It encodes these proteins:
- a CDS encoding amino acid permease, which produces MAEKLQRELSNRHIQLIAIGGAIGTGLFLGAGQTIALTGPSILLTYIIIGFMLFMFMRGLGEIIIQNTEFKSFADVTNTYIGPFAGFVTGWTYWFCWIITGMAEVTAVAKYVSFWFPEIPNWLSALFCVLVLMSFNLLSAKLFGELEFWFSIIKIATIIGLIVVGFFMILFAFKTQFGHASITNLYEHGVFPKGASGFFMSFQMALFSFVGIEMIGVTAGETKDPVKTIPKAINSVPIRILIFYVGALAVIMSIIPWQQVDPDNSPFVKLFALIGIPFAAGLINFVVLTAAASSCNSGIFSNSRMLYGLSSQQQAPPNFSKTNKYGVPHIAIFASSALLLVAALLNYIFPDATKVFTYVTTISTVLFLVVWGLIIIAYINYSRKNPDLHKKATYKLFGGKYMGYLILIFFIFVFGLLFINVETRRAIYFIPIWFILLAFMYLRYKRIATKTNNE
- a CDS encoding citrate synthase → MAELQRGLEGVIAAETKISSIIDSQLTYAGYDIDDLAENAQFEEVVFLLWNYRLPNKEELAHLKGKLNQYMTLNPRVYTHFEEYVTDHVHPMTALRTSLSYIAHFDPDAENESDENRYERAMRIQAKVASLVTAFARVRQDKEPVKPNPNLSYAANFLYMLRGEIPTDIEVEAFNKALILHADHELNASAFTARCAVSSLSDMYSGIVAAVGSLKGPLHGGANEQVMTMLSEIGSIDNVDTYLDEKFANKEKVMGFGHRVYKDGDPRAKYLREMSRQITKDAGREELFEMSVKMEKRMAEEKGLIPNVDFYSASVYHCMEIPHDLFTPIFAVSRSAGWIAHILEQYKDNRIMRPRAKYIGETNRKYIPLEERK
- a CDS encoding ATP-binding protein is translated as MKFHHRLMLLISTILIISFVTLGIIIHASITYVLSEKHEQALATDARSYIYLLQDNEINKLKKIVKQQNVDLLITKNDKNVFKSGQLKATKTEESYIQNKNIFTFNEKINDYHVWIKGYNNDISEMHWTLWKYLILTCLIVLICLYFASRSFKRTLIRPIQEVTYATQLLANGYYHIRVPESNVVETKALFVSTNDLARRLQKLNNEQKIQSNRLKTTIENIPSAILMIDRNGKIVVANKAYYEQFNISHNIEQISYHGYVNIEIEQLILESFKIEKPIYEQLEVSINTVHTKYFDISCVPILTRSQKSLQGILVVMHDITNLKQLENLRREFVANVSHELKTPITSIKGFAETLIDGAKNDSESLDMFLNIILKESNRIESLVTDLLDLSHIEQHTELDTEYMNLSDLTKRIINNMMTQANQKNIKIHTEIQADVIVKAQESKIAQVITNLLTNAINYSFENREIDVRVYRDDFNVVFEVQDFGIGIKLEDQQRIFERFYRVDKARSRDSGGTGLGLSITKHIVEAHQGNIEVSSQVGQGSTFKVILKDYKA
- the icd gene encoding NADP-dependent isocitrate dehydrogenase, translated to MTAEKITQGTEGLNVPNEPIIPFIIGDGIGPDIWEAASRVIDAAVDKAYNGEKRIEWKEVLAGQKAFDTTGEWLPQETLDTIKEYLIAVKGPLTTPIGGGIRSLNVALRQELDLFTCLRPVRWFKGVPSPVKRPQDVDMVIFRENTEDIYAGIEFKEGTPEVKKVIDFLQNEMGATNIRFPETSGIGIKPVSKEGTERLVRAAIQYAIDNNRKSVTLVHKGNIMKFTEGSFKQWGYDLALNEFGDKVFTWQQYDEIVEKEGKDAANAVQEKAEKEGKIIIKDSIADIFLQQILTRPAEHDVVATMNLNGDYISDALAAQVGGIGIAPGANINYETGHAIFEATHGTAPKYAGLNKVNPSSVILSSVLMLEHLGWQEAADKITDSIEDTIASKVVTYDFARLMDGAEEVSTSAFADELIKNLK
- a CDS encoding response regulator transcription factor; amino-acid sequence: MSQKVLVVDDEHSIVTLLKYNLETAGYEVVVAFDGDEALEKVENEQPDLIILDVMLPKKDGIEVCKTVRTNKNLVPILMLTAKNDEFDRVLGLELGADDYMTKPFSPREVVARVKAILRRSQFVKEVEEIEDDITIGSIRIRPDYFEVYKHNELLELTPKEFELLLYLIERQGRVITREHMLNTVWNYEFAGDSRIVDVHISHLREKLEDNPKKPQLIKTVRGLGYKLERPKE